A portion of the Paenibacillus marchantiae genome contains these proteins:
- a CDS encoding diacylglycerol kinase, which yields MKKARLIYNPTSGREEMKKRLADILQRLDQGGIEASCHATTGEGDATREAELAIERGYDMIIAAGGDGTLYEVINGMAERENRPPLGVFPLGTTNDFARALGIPRQWEDYVDLVINQQLRPLDLGKANDKYFINIAGGGSLTELTYEVPSRLKTMIGQLAYYMKGIEKMASLSPQELVIRAAGQEEIHDEFMLFLIANTNSVGGFEKLAPGATIDDGLFDVIGVRKCNLADMIRLVTLALRGEHLNDKKVVHFQTDYMEVTSPGYVQLNLDGELGGTLPATFKNLRHHLMLYR from the coding sequence ATGAAAAAAGCTCGCTTGATATATAATCCGACTTCAGGCCGGGAAGAAATGAAGAAACGTCTGGCTGATATTTTGCAGCGTTTGGATCAAGGTGGTATCGAAGCCTCGTGTCACGCAACAACGGGTGAGGGAGATGCAACCCGAGAAGCGGAGCTGGCGATTGAACGGGGATATGACATGATTATTGCCGCTGGCGGCGACGGTACATTGTATGAAGTCATCAACGGCATGGCCGAGCGGGAGAATCGTCCTCCGCTAGGTGTATTCCCTTTGGGAACAACCAATGATTTTGCGCGTGCGCTCGGTATTCCAAGACAGTGGGAAGATTACGTCGATCTGGTCATTAACCAGCAGCTTCGTCCGCTCGATCTGGGCAAGGCAAATGATAAATATTTTATTAATATTGCAGGCGGGGGTTCGTTAACCGAGCTGACGTATGAGGTGCCAAGCCGTCTGAAAACGATGATTGGGCAACTGGCCTACTATATGAAGGGTATTGAGAAAATGGCGAGCCTATCTCCGCAGGAGTTGGTTATCCGTGCTGCGGGTCAGGAAGAAATTCATGATGAATTCATGCTGTTCCTCATTGCCAATACAAACTCTGTCGGGGGCTTCGAGAAGCTGGCTCCAGGTGCCACCATTGATGATGGTCTGTTCGATGTGATCGGTGTCCGCAAATGTAATCTGGCTGACATGATTCGCCTCGTAACCCTTGCGCTGCGTGGTGAACATCTGAATGACAAGAAGGTCGTTCATTTCCAAACGGATTATATGGAAGTAACATCTCCGGGCTATGTGCAGTTGAACCTGGATGGCGAGTTGGGCGGCACATTGCCTGCGACATTCAAGAACCTGCGTCATCACCTGATGTTGTATCGTTAA
- the rlmD gene encoding 23S rRNA (uracil(1939)-C(5))-methyltransferase RlmD, which translates to MNIYEERSECTLSNTNRSGRGKNRRNSAASQGQGNASASRQPSKSSRPSTRQQGKEVRPQGASLSAVRPKGREREPAPIEGIPVSKNEETVIDIIGMNHDGEGVGRANGYTLFVQGALPGETVRVRVMKTKKQYGYAKLLEIVKASPDRVSAPCPIYDQCGGCQIQHMSYAGQLAWKRQLVVDNLQRIGKLNVLVEDDEQAIQTEQTSTEEQMNGSNRIRLRMEGVMIEDDTTQGIRVLPTMGMDEPWRYRNKAQVPIGAAEGGLVGGFYAKGSHRIIDMDTCLIQHEHNDEVVAKVKEIGSHFGISAYNEETGRGLLRHVVVKKAFRTGEMMLVLVTNGRDIPYKDEWIGSIREAIPHVASICQNVNKKQTNVIFGDETRVLWGRDVIYDYIGDVQFAISARSFYQVNPVQTEVLYGKTVEYAGLSGKETVIDAYCGIGTISLFLAQHADQVYGVEIVPEAIEDARSNALLNEMKNVKFEVGASEDVIPRWKEQGIEADVIVVDPPRKGCDPRLLDTILEMKPERVVYVSCNPSTLARDLRVLEDGGYRTVEVTPVDMFPHTVHVESVAMLVRV; encoded by the coding sequence ATGAACATATATGAAGAAAGAAGTGAATGTACGTTGTCTAATACGAACCGCAGCGGTCGTGGAAAAAACCGCCGGAATTCGGCTGCCTCACAGGGGCAAGGGAATGCTTCAGCATCCCGCCAGCCGAGCAAATCATCTCGTCCATCCACACGTCAGCAAGGGAAAGAGGTGCGGCCACAAGGCGCATCTCTTTCTGCCGTTCGTCCGAAGGGACGGGAACGTGAACCTGCACCAATCGAAGGAATTCCTGTAAGTAAAAATGAAGAGACCGTCATCGATATCATCGGTATGAACCATGACGGTGAAGGTGTCGGCCGTGCCAATGGATACACGCTGTTCGTGCAAGGTGCGCTTCCGGGCGAAACCGTGCGCGTAAGAGTGATGAAAACCAAGAAGCAGTACGGCTATGCCAAACTGCTGGAGATTGTGAAGGCCAGCCCGGATCGTGTATCCGCGCCTTGCCCGATCTACGATCAATGCGGCGGATGCCAGATCCAGCATATGAGCTACGCTGGACAGCTTGCGTGGAAACGCCAGCTGGTGGTGGACAATTTGCAGCGGATCGGTAAGCTGAATGTGTTGGTGGAGGATGATGAGCAGGCAATCCAAACTGAACAAACTTCTACTGAAGAACAAATGAACGGCAGCAATCGTATTCGCCTTCGCATGGAAGGTGTCATGATCGAAGATGACACAACGCAAGGTATCCGTGTACTGCCTACCATGGGTATGGACGAGCCATGGCGCTATCGCAACAAGGCACAGGTGCCTATCGGTGCAGCCGAGGGCGGCTTGGTGGGTGGTTTTTACGCCAAAGGAAGCCATCGGATCATTGATATGGACACCTGCCTGATTCAGCATGAGCATAACGATGAAGTGGTCGCCAAGGTCAAGGAGATCGGTAGCCATTTCGGGATAAGTGCTTACAACGAAGAGACAGGTCGCGGACTTCTACGTCATGTGGTTGTGAAGAAGGCTTTCCGTACTGGTGAGATGATGCTCGTTCTCGTCACGAATGGCCGAGACATTCCGTACAAAGACGAATGGATTGGTAGTATCCGTGAAGCGATTCCGCATGTAGCGAGTATCTGCCAGAACGTGAACAAGAAACAGACCAACGTCATTTTTGGCGATGAGACCCGCGTCCTCTGGGGCCGTGATGTAATTTATGATTATATCGGGGATGTGCAGTTTGCCATCTCGGCACGTTCGTTCTACCAGGTGAATCCGGTGCAGACGGAAGTGCTATATGGGAAAACGGTAGAGTACGCAGGACTGAGCGGTAAAGAGACGGTAATTGACGCCTATTGCGGCATCGGAACAATCTCTCTTTTCCTCGCGCAACATGCGGATCAGGTGTACGGGGTAGAGATTGTACCTGAAGCGATTGAAGATGCTCGCAGCAATGCGCTGCTGAACGAGATGAAGAACGTGAAGTTCGAAGTTGGTGCTTCCGAAGATGTCATTCCACGCTGGAAAGAACAAGGCATCGAGGCCGACGTCATCGTCGTCGATCCACCACGGAAGGGCTGCGATCCACGTTTGCTGGATACGATTCTGGAGATGAAGCCGGAGCGCGTGGTGTACGTGAGCTGTAATCCGAGCACGTTGGCACGTGATCTGCGTGTGCTAGAGGATGGCGGGTATCGCACGGTTGAGGTAACACCGGTGGACATGTTCCCGCATACGGTGCATGTGGAGAGTGTAGCGATGTTGGTTAGGGTGTAG
- a CDS encoding alpha/beta hydrolase: MNALDNNPLQIEQEKNGTILWLTGWSMPDAVFDRLRLLLPDFRHMSVDYSAADSPEEMLSITETAVTDMLCIEGSACRERASHGPLLISGWSLGGLLALRLAAKGYVDGLVLFGATARFTRSKEEFDRGLADAYVRQMIKGILKDQHAVEANFRKIMFTEQERKAGLAECLPHTGSWTTQALLAGLQLLRSEECLSQLPNIDCPVLLIHGTEDRICPYGAGLELTAHLPQAELITLTGCGHAPFLGKEVHIADEWRKWWHDHWKK; this comes from the coding sequence ATGAATGCCTTGGATAATAATCCGCTACAAATTGAGCAAGAGAAAAATGGAACTATATTATGGTTAACGGGATGGAGCATGCCTGATGCGGTGTTTGACCGTCTTCGCCTGTTATTGCCTGATTTTCGTCATATGTCTGTGGATTATAGTGCTGCGGATTCTCCTGAGGAAATGCTGAGCATAACTGAAACAGCAGTTACGGACATGTTATGTATTGAAGGATCAGCTTGCAGGGAGAGAGCGTCCCACGGTCCGCTTTTGATATCAGGTTGGTCGCTCGGAGGTTTACTGGCGCTCAGACTAGCGGCTAAAGGATACGTGGATGGCCTTGTGCTGTTCGGTGCAACGGCTCGTTTTACCCGCTCAAAGGAAGAGTTTGACCGCGGCTTGGCAGATGCATACGTTAGGCAGATGATCAAAGGGATTTTAAAGGATCAACACGCAGTTGAAGCCAATTTTCGAAAGATTATGTTTACGGAGCAAGAACGGAAAGCAGGTCTTGCTGAATGTCTACCTCATACGGGTAGCTGGACAACGCAAGCACTACTGGCAGGTCTTCAGCTTTTGAGAAGCGAGGAATGTTTGTCTCAATTGCCCAATATCGATTGTCCGGTTCTTCTTATTCATGGGACTGAGGATAGGATATGTCCTTACGGTGCTGGATTGGAGCTTACAGCTCATTTACCTCAAGCAGAGTTAATTACATTAACAGGCTGCGGGCATGCACCCTTTTTGGGAAAAGAAGTACACATCGCTGATGAATGGAGGAAATGGTGGCATGACCATTGGAAGAAGTAG
- a CDS encoding TetR/AcrR family transcriptional regulator produces the protein MDRRVVKTRKAITDAFIGLLEEQDFEQITINEIADRANVNRGTVYLHYTDKFDLLDQSIETYLQQLVESCMVESPTTPMTVKEAMLRTFCYLEQHAPVYTTLLTQKGIPAFRNRLMKILIQGVEEQVDACGIHKGINREITVQFLASAAAGLLEWWIMNSMPYPAQEIVEELMSLLELHLILPSQVKG, from the coding sequence ATGGACAGACGAGTGGTCAAAACAAGAAAAGCTATAACCGATGCCTTTATCGGGTTGTTAGAAGAGCAGGATTTCGAGCAAATTACGATTAATGAGATTGCTGATCGGGCCAATGTGAACCGTGGTACCGTCTATTTGCACTACACGGACAAGTTCGATCTGCTGGATCAAAGCATTGAGACGTATTTGCAGCAGCTGGTGGAGAGCTGTATGGTAGAGAGTCCTACAACGCCCATGACCGTCAAGGAGGCGATGCTCCGAACCTTCTGTTATCTGGAGCAGCACGCCCCTGTTTATACCACGCTATTAACCCAAAAAGGCATTCCTGCCTTTCGAAACCGGCTGATGAAAATCCTGATTCAGGGAGTGGAAGAGCAGGTTGATGCGTGCGGCATTCACAAAGGTATCAATCGGGAGATCACTGTACAATTTCTGGCTTCTGCCGCCGCTGGGCTGCTGGAATGGTGGATCATGAATTCCATGCCTTATCCGGCACAGGAGATTGTCGAAGAACTGATGTCTTTGCTGGAGCTTCATCTGATTCTTCCTTCTCAGGTAAAGGGTTAA
- a CDS encoding ketopantoate reductase family protein: protein MNILVYGAGVLGSQLAQILVRGRNDVTILARGKRAEELERDGVVIRHVFQLKTTVDPVRVTRTLEEKDEYDLIFVVMKYNDFPSVLPILAANHSRNLVIVGNNADARSMQIFLEENSKVEKRIAFGFQVSGGRRQEDRMLSIGGASGQMVIGGLDGEIAFKSILDQAFEKTKYKLNYLDDIDAWLKSHIVPILMLNAVSFNEKREMIKLDGNRKQLQHMIGAMSEGFSVLEAMGITIIPEIQAKLIRKHQRMFYLLLKMYSMLPIYKLVAGSFGEIEALNNAFTDWKKATRTPTPHWDVLKKEYSNLK from the coding sequence ATGAATATATTAGTGTATGGCGCAGGCGTTCTGGGCAGTCAGCTGGCGCAGATTCTGGTACGCGGAAGAAATGACGTCACCATTCTGGCTAGAGGGAAGCGGGCAGAGGAACTGGAGAGAGATGGTGTTGTCATTCGTCATGTGTTCCAGCTTAAAACGACCGTTGATCCGGTTCGGGTAACAAGAACGCTGGAAGAGAAAGATGAATATGATCTTATTTTCGTGGTTATGAAGTACAACGATTTTCCATCAGTACTGCCTATTTTGGCAGCCAATCATAGCAGGAACTTGGTGATCGTCGGTAACAATGCAGATGCACGAAGCATGCAAATCTTTTTGGAGGAAAACAGCAAGGTCGAAAAAAGGATAGCGTTTGGTTTCCAGGTCAGCGGTGGGCGGCGGCAAGAAGACCGGATGTTATCCATTGGTGGAGCAAGCGGGCAAATGGTGATTGGTGGACTGGACGGTGAGATTGCCTTTAAATCGATACTGGATCAAGCTTTTGAGAAGACGAAATACAAGTTGAATTACCTGGACGATATCGATGCCTGGCTGAAAAGCCATATTGTGCCCATTCTGATGCTTAATGCGGTGAGCTTTAATGAGAAGCGTGAGATGATCAAGCTGGACGGGAACAGGAAGCAACTCCAGCATATGATTGGGGCGATGAGTGAGGGCTTTAGCGTGCTTGAGGCTATGGGTATAACGATTATACCGGAGATTCAGGCCAAACTGATTCGCAAACATCAACGGATGTTTTACCTTCTACTGAAGATGTATAGTATGCTTCCGATCTATAAACTGGTTGCGGGTTCCTTTGGAGAGATCGAGGCGTTAAATAATGCATTTACCGATTGGAAAAAGGCTACCCGCACGCCCACTCCTCATTGGGATGTGCTCAAAAAAGAATATTCTAATCTCAAATGA
- a CDS encoding NPP1 family protein — protein MKKLVLLLMVSLLACIPFVTDVEAAVINHDQVVGFQEVTPVTVTQITAKRFQPYLKVYHGCVPFPAVDQQGNTNAGLQTSGSPNGNCSSSRGQVYSRSAWHNGVWAIMYAWYFPKDSPSSGLGHRHDWEGIVVWVDNPAAQNPQILSIAYSGHGQFTNVAPSNTNLNGTNPLISYNSTWPLNHELGVTGTVGGMQPLIGWDDLTSAARDALNTTDFGSANVPLNDSNFTNNLNKAWFR, from the coding sequence ATGAAAAAACTCGTATTATTGCTTATGGTTTCGCTCTTGGCCTGTATACCCTTTGTCACAGACGTTGAAGCGGCAGTCATTAACCATGATCAGGTTGTCGGATTCCAGGAAGTAACTCCCGTCACAGTGACGCAAATAACAGCCAAGCGTTTCCAACCCTACTTAAAAGTCTACCATGGATGTGTTCCATTCCCCGCTGTGGATCAACAGGGCAATACCAATGCAGGCTTGCAAACCTCCGGTTCCCCTAATGGAAATTGCAGCTCAAGCAGAGGGCAAGTGTACTCCCGTTCGGCATGGCATAATGGCGTATGGGCTATTATGTACGCATGGTATTTCCCGAAAGACTCCCCTTCCTCCGGTCTCGGCCATCGTCATGACTGGGAAGGTATCGTTGTATGGGTAGACAATCCCGCAGCACAAAATCCTCAAATCCTCTCCATCGCCTATTCAGGACATGGGCAGTTCACGAATGTTGCACCAAGTAACACGAACCTGAACGGTACGAATCCTTTGATTAGTTACAACAGTACTTGGCCTCTAAACCATGAGCTTGGCGTTACTGGAACCGTCGGTGGAATGCAGCCTTTGATCGGCTGGGATGATCTGACGTCTGCGGCACGCGATGCGCTGAATACGACCGATTTTGGCAGTGCTAATGTTCCGTTGAACGACAGCAATTTTACAAACAATTTAAACAAGGCCTGGTTCAGATAA
- the bioC gene encoding malonyl-ACP O-methyltransferase BioC yields MTIGRSSVVQRQFNRSATSYDAHAHIQRSMADQLARSLAEWKNKGFLSDPSILEIGCGTGALTQILVNEWPSANITALDIAPEMIEVASKRFRSAQHPGEGDCTTDRLRFLQADIETWAVNASECSVDIIVSNACFQWLSSPQETLSHLRRMLRPGGLLIFTTFGPDTFREMHEAFDEVYRANGMEPQRHGLSFHSPVQWEIMLQESGYSSFHCERSIHMEKYASARDFLYSVKGMGASTSEAATIPGYSLRRLFTNMYKQYEDKFSIQGGVSATYDLLFIQSVAPY; encoded by the coding sequence ATGACCATTGGAAGAAGTAGTGTTGTTCAACGCCAATTTAATCGTAGTGCCACTTCTTATGATGCACATGCTCATATTCAGCGTTCTATGGCTGATCAGCTAGCAAGATCCCTCGCTGAATGGAAGAACAAAGGGTTCTTAAGTGATCCGAGCATTCTCGAAATCGGTTGTGGCACAGGGGCTTTGACTCAAATCCTAGTAAATGAATGGCCTAGTGCGAATATTACTGCACTTGATATTGCACCCGAGATGATCGAAGTGGCTTCAAAACGGTTCCGATCAGCACAGCATCCAGGTGAAGGGGATTGTACAACGGATCGTTTGCGTTTTCTTCAAGCGGATATTGAGACATGGGCCGTAAATGCATCGGAGTGCTCCGTGGATATCATCGTCTCCAACGCCTGTTTTCAATGGCTAAGTTCGCCGCAAGAAACACTGAGTCATCTGAGGCGAATGCTACGCCCCGGAGGTTTGCTCATATTTACGACCTTCGGGCCTGATACATTTCGTGAGATGCATGAGGCATTTGATGAAGTTTATCGTGCCAACGGGATGGAACCACAGCGACATGGACTTTCGTTTCATTCACCTGTTCAATGGGAAATCATGCTTCAGGAATCCGGATATTCTAGTTTCCATTGTGAGCGTTCGATTCATATGGAAAAGTATGCTTCGGCAAGAGATTTTCTGTATTCGGTTAAAGGAATGGGAGCCAGCACTTCAGAAGCAGCAACGATTCCTGGGTACAGTTTACGACGTTTATTCACCAACATGTATAAGCAGTACGAGGATAAGTTCAGCATACAGGGAGGAGTCTCTGCAACATATGATCTCCTGTTTATTCAATCCGTAGCTCCTTATTAA
- a CDS encoding DUF4395 domain-containing protein: MREVPMRYVKANQIGIVLFVVLSFLFNQPLILGALWIIQVVGLASGGKLNPFVQIGKAVLTGKGTETQTQAVELQRFNNVLAVLFLTLALVSFGLGWQVAGYIFSSMLLLAASAALLGYCVGCTVYFWYKQLRAGRKIGF, encoded by the coding sequence ATGCGGGAAGTGCCTATGCGCTATGTCAAAGCGAACCAGATCGGGATTGTGCTATTTGTTGTCCTGTCATTTCTGTTCAATCAACCGTTAATTCTGGGAGCGTTATGGATCATTCAAGTTGTCGGTTTGGCATCCGGAGGCAAGCTTAATCCGTTTGTGCAGATTGGGAAGGCCGTGTTAACGGGAAAAGGGACAGAGACACAGACACAGGCAGTGGAACTGCAACGCTTCAACAATGTTCTGGCCGTATTGTTTCTTACGCTGGCACTTGTCTCATTCGGCCTTGGTTGGCAGGTAGCAGGTTATATTTTCTCGTCGATGCTTCTCCTCGCTGCAAGTGCCGCATTGCTCGGTTACTGTGTGGGCTGCACCGTATATTTTTGGTATAAACAGCTCCGTGCTGGCAGAAAGATTGGCTTCTAA